One stretch of Schlesneria sp. DSM 10557 DNA includes these proteins:
- a CDS encoding WD40 repeat domain-containing protein, with product MSTQVRVVAFACLAWMHLYHSSFAQEPPASPGPESEPIEFIDNSRPPQTEVSNPRPTETVPTGWGFATFSPDSKSVATVSVPEGADAKGEVLIWNLDDLKAPLRIELPGKIAIVSFSPDGKWLAIGPNEPRAGVQLVDTKTGKVGMTLPGPVAKTNVITWSPDGTELVLGSTTDKTVRVWNVTKKEFVRTYEPEASKLLAIDLSGSGRLLAAIIPAKDPEGLALYDVFAGTVEKSLKGHKQQIEGAAFTGAGKQLATVGWDAVVRVWDIDSGEETAVIKGHKKGIRSIATSTNGKRLASCNDRSELKLWDGEKHELLSDLGGENGSAKFVSMSPDGAWLVSITRDGTATLWDLEKQSEKATLNRETQTADTVNSSNESTSATNSGSTPSSSDAPEPEAIQSLAYSPDGKWIALAREDGRISLRNAEDGKVVREMDAFPDVASCVTFSPDSKQVAAGSFDKTIKVWDVDTGEQSAEFTGHTNWVFAVAFSPDGKTLASGSYDKVIKLWNLADKKEAATLSGHTAGVRSVVFTHDSALLISGSADRTAIVWTLADLEPVTTLKGHTAAIRAVAISPDGGTLATASEDATVKLWKTSDWTERASLPGTEGVMFWSLAFSPAGRTLAAGAFDGTVKLFDPRDGKERQLLRGPTEAITAVAFGPNADEVIAGSVDKSLRRWKAKSAVAAASSNSSKPIRSSEKSSEGDANESITVVTAATLGVEQVVSSLCYSRDGTQLAVGGGAYRTAGKLQLWDVTRRERKWESDEFRFGLPAVAFSSDEKRIAVGNFADNFLRTFDSSTGKQLKEIRGHRAKIHGIANSPDGKFFATASLDRDLKLWDAATYKEARTYVGHSDFVFSVQFSPDGRRLLSGSADRTARLWDVTSGKELIQLKGHQGAVQQAIFSKDGQLIATASSDGTVRIYQSQTGNFLLTLRGHRNKIDTVAYSPDGKLIATGSADKSIRLWDPGSGLELIKLQQEGPIRALVFSPDGKHLASGCDDKTVRLWEITRSEGKKTATETGVQ from the coding sequence ATGAGTACACAGGTTCGGGTTGTCGCGTTTGCCTGTCTGGCATGGATGCATCTGTATCACAGCTCTTTCGCGCAAGAGCCCCCTGCCTCACCGGGGCCTGAAAGCGAGCCCATCGAGTTCATCGATAATTCCCGTCCTCCTCAAACGGAAGTGTCGAATCCTCGACCGACGGAGACCGTCCCCACGGGCTGGGGGTTCGCCACATTCTCACCCGACAGCAAGTCGGTCGCCACGGTCTCAGTGCCCGAGGGTGCCGATGCCAAAGGGGAAGTCCTGATCTGGAATCTTGACGATCTGAAAGCCCCTCTCCGGATCGAGCTTCCCGGTAAGATCGCGATCGTCTCGTTTTCTCCTGATGGAAAGTGGCTGGCCATCGGACCGAATGAGCCCCGGGCGGGTGTCCAACTGGTCGACACCAAAACCGGCAAGGTCGGAATGACGCTGCCCGGTCCCGTGGCCAAAACCAACGTCATCACCTGGTCTCCCGACGGAACAGAACTCGTCCTGGGAAGTACCACCGATAAGACGGTTCGCGTCTGGAATGTCACGAAAAAAGAGTTTGTGCGGACTTACGAGCCGGAGGCATCCAAACTGCTGGCGATTGACCTGTCCGGCTCCGGTCGTCTGCTGGCGGCCATCATTCCCGCCAAAGATCCCGAAGGACTGGCCCTCTATGACGTGTTCGCGGGTACGGTCGAGAAATCGCTGAAAGGCCATAAACAGCAGATCGAGGGGGCTGCTTTCACAGGGGCAGGCAAACAACTGGCAACCGTCGGCTGGGATGCGGTGGTCCGGGTCTGGGACATCGACTCGGGAGAAGAAACGGCCGTGATCAAAGGCCACAAGAAAGGGATTCGCTCGATCGCCACCTCCACCAACGGCAAGCGGCTCGCTTCGTGCAACGATCGCAGCGAGCTGAAGCTGTGGGATGGCGAAAAGCACGAACTGCTGTCCGATCTGGGTGGCGAGAATGGCAGCGCCAAATTTGTCTCGATGTCACCCGATGGGGCGTGGCTGGTTTCGATCACCCGCGACGGCACCGCCACCTTGTGGGACCTCGAAAAGCAATCGGAAAAGGCAACGCTCAATCGTGAGACACAAACGGCTGACACGGTGAATTCCAGTAACGAGTCCACCTCAGCCACCAACAGCGGTTCGACACCCTCTTCGAGCGATGCACCAGAACCGGAAGCAATTCAGTCCCTTGCGTATTCGCCCGACGGGAAATGGATTGCACTGGCTCGCGAGGATGGACGCATCTCACTGCGCAATGCCGAGGACGGCAAGGTCGTCCGAGAAATGGACGCCTTTCCCGACGTGGCCTCATGCGTCACCTTCAGTCCGGACAGCAAACAGGTCGCCGCGGGGAGTTTTGATAAGACCATCAAGGTCTGGGACGTCGACACGGGAGAACAGTCGGCCGAATTCACGGGCCACACAAACTGGGTTTTCGCCGTCGCCTTTTCTCCTGATGGAAAGACGCTCGCTTCAGGCAGCTATGACAAAGTCATCAAGCTCTGGAATCTTGCGGACAAAAAAGAAGCCGCCACCCTTTCTGGCCATACCGCCGGTGTCCGCTCGGTCGTCTTCACACATGATAGTGCGCTGCTGATTTCGGGAAGTGCCGACCGGACCGCCATTGTCTGGACGCTGGCCGACCTTGAGCCCGTCACCACACTCAAAGGGCATACCGCAGCCATTCGGGCCGTCGCGATCTCACCCGACGGCGGTACCCTGGCGACCGCCAGCGAAGATGCGACGGTGAAGTTATGGAAAACCTCCGACTGGACAGAACGGGCATCGCTGCCGGGGACGGAAGGTGTCATGTTCTGGTCGCTCGCCTTTTCTCCTGCCGGCCGGACGCTGGCGGCGGGGGCGTTTGACGGAACGGTCAAGTTATTTGACCCCCGCGACGGCAAGGAACGTCAGCTGCTGCGGGGTCCGACAGAAGCCATCACGGCGGTGGCATTCGGACCCAACGCCGACGAAGTGATCGCGGGGAGTGTCGACAAGTCACTGCGCCGCTGGAAAGCCAAATCCGCCGTCGCAGCCGCCAGCTCAAACTCCAGTAAACCCATTCGCTCCAGCGAGAAAAGCTCGGAAGGGGATGCGAACGAATCGATCACCGTGGTGACGGCCGCGACTCTCGGTGTGGAACAGGTGGTCTCAAGCCTCTGCTACAGCCGTGACGGAACGCAGCTCGCCGTAGGGGGGGGTGCCTATCGCACTGCCGGAAAGCTGCAGCTCTGGGACGTCACCAGGCGTGAGAGAAAATGGGAAAGCGACGAGTTCCGGTTCGGACTTCCCGCTGTCGCCTTCAGCAGTGACGAAAAGCGAATCGCTGTCGGCAACTTTGCGGACAACTTTCTGCGCACGTTCGACAGCTCCACGGGGAAGCAGCTGAAAGAGATTCGTGGCCACCGTGCCAAGATCCACGGCATCGCCAACTCACCCGACGGCAAGTTCTTCGCCACCGCGTCGCTTGACCGCGACCTGAAGCTTTGGGACGCAGCCACCTACAAAGAAGCCCGGACCTACGTTGGGCACAGCGATTTTGTCTTCTCGGTCCAGTTCTCACCCGACGGCCGCCGCTTGCTCAGCGGCAGCGCGGACCGCACGGCCCGGCTGTGGGACGTCACCAGCGGCAAGGAACTGATTCAGCTCAAGGGGCATCAGGGCGCTGTCCAGCAAGCCATCTTCTCGAAAGACGGGCAGCTGATCGCCACTGCCAGCAGCGACGGCACTGTTCGGATTTACCAGAGTCAAACCGGCAACTTCCTGCTCACGCTGCGAGGTCACCGGAACAAAATCGACACCGTCGCCTATTCGCCCGACGGTAAGCTGATCGCCACCGGCTCTGCCGACAAATCCATCCGACTCTGGGACCCCGGCAGCGGGCTGGAGCTGATCAAACTGCAGCAGGAAGGTCCCATCCGGGCACTCGTCTTCTCACCCGACGGAAAGCATCTCGCATCCGGCTGCGACGACAAAACCGTGAGGCTGTGGGAAATCACCCGCTCGGAAGGCAAGAAAACTGCCACCGAGACGGGCGTGCAATAA
- a CDS encoding ATP-binding protein, with protein MANWKFYGRTEQLSDLERMLSRQRWFFAQVTGRRRIGKTALIQQAMREVGIKRSVFYVQIPDSESAGVLSE; from the coding sequence ATGGCAAACTGGAAATTCTACGGACGCACTGAGCAGCTGTCAGATCTGGAGCGAATGCTGTCGCGCCAGCGGTGGTTTTTTGCTCAGGTCACTGGGCGCCGTCGGATCGGAAAGACTGCCCTGATTCAACAGGCCATGCGTGAGGTGGGAATCAAACGGTCTGTTTTCTATGTCCAGATTCCTGACTCGGAATCGGCGGGTGTCCTCTCCGAATGA
- a CDS encoding amidohydrolase family protein gives MIDTNVSIGPWPFRKLEGTDLPRLTARLQRNGITQAWAGSLEGLFDRDVAGVNERLQAACQQAAPGLLVPFGTVNPALPAWQEDLRRCAEIHQFKGIRLHPGFHGYDLELPAFEQLLKESAERSLIVQLVATMEDERTQHPVFQVPSVNLTPLAALVKQHRLLRLVVLNAFRKLSLEEAGKLAAAGQVWFDIAMLEGVDRVGALASKVSPQRILLGSHAPLFYVESAVLKLQETTLPTQIIELIRQTNAQELTRFPTAN, from the coding sequence ATGATCGACACGAACGTCTCCATTGGTCCCTGGCCCTTCCGCAAACTCGAAGGAACAGACCTTCCCCGATTGACAGCTCGGTTGCAGCGGAACGGCATCACACAGGCCTGGGCGGGCAGTCTGGAAGGCCTGTTCGACCGAGACGTGGCGGGGGTGAATGAGCGGCTGCAGGCAGCCTGTCAGCAAGCTGCGCCGGGGCTGCTGGTCCCGTTCGGCACCGTCAATCCGGCGCTCCCCGCCTGGCAGGAAGACTTACGTCGCTGTGCCGAGATCCATCAGTTTAAGGGGATCCGTCTGCACCCCGGCTTCCACGGATACGACTTGGAGCTGCCCGCCTTTGAGCAGCTTTTGAAGGAGTCGGCCGAGCGAAGTCTGATCGTGCAGCTTGTTGCGACGATGGAAGACGAACGAACACAGCATCCCGTGTTTCAGGTACCGTCGGTGAATCTCACTCCGCTGGCAGCCCTCGTCAAACAACACCGCTTACTTCGTCTGGTGGTTCTGAACGCGTTTCGCAAACTGTCGCTGGAGGAGGCAGGGAAACTCGCCGCCGCTGGGCAGGTCTGGTTTGACATCGCCATGTTAGAAGGGGTTGACCGGGTGGGGGCTCTCGCCAGCAAAGTCAGCCCGCAGAGAATTCTACTCGGTTCCCACGCCCCTCTTTTCTACGTCGAATCGGCCGTCCTCAAGCTGCAGGAAACCACCCTGCCGACCCAGATCATCGAACTGATCCGGCAAACAAACGCCCAAGAACTGACCCGCTTTCCCACCGCGAACTGA
- a CDS encoding amidohydrolase family protein — MPRIWDLHCHLVGTEGRTPEERMTALLSYASRMGIERVCVYMGMQFLHHPGPDDLRQQNDEVIAALSHYHDRAFGFCYVSGEHVEASLREIDRCIENGPMVGIKLWVAKRAEDEALNAIVERTIKHKALVFQHTWVKTDGSQLAGESTPEGLAALARRFPEGNFVCGHTGGTWELGIRAVRDLPHVSVETAGFDPTAGMVEMAVRELGAERVLFGSDAGGRSYASQLSKVLGAEISDVDRALILSGNLRRLLAPIVRAKGMRFD, encoded by the coding sequence ATGCCCCGCATCTGGGACCTGCATTGTCACCTGGTGGGGACGGAAGGCCGAACGCCCGAAGAACGAATGACTGCGCTGCTGTCGTACGCTTCTCGGATGGGCATTGAAAGGGTGTGCGTCTATATGGGAATGCAGTTTCTGCATCACCCTGGACCAGACGATCTGCGGCAACAGAACGACGAAGTGATTGCCGCGTTGTCTCATTACCACGATCGGGCCTTCGGGTTTTGTTACGTCAGCGGTGAACACGTCGAAGCCAGTCTCCGCGAGATTGACCGTTGCATCGAAAACGGTCCGATGGTGGGGATTAAGCTCTGGGTCGCCAAACGTGCGGAAGACGAGGCACTCAACGCGATCGTCGAACGGACGATCAAGCACAAGGCATTGGTCTTTCAGCACACCTGGGTCAAAACCGACGGAAGCCAGTTAGCGGGTGAATCGACACCCGAAGGGCTGGCCGCTCTGGCCCGGCGATTCCCCGAGGGGAACTTTGTCTGTGGTCACACCGGGGGGACATGGGAGCTGGGGATTCGTGCCGTCCGAGACCTGCCGCATGTGTCCGTCGAGACGGCGGGCTTCGATCCGACAGCGGGGATGGTCGAGATGGCCGTCCGCGAACTCGGGGCCGAACGAGTGCTCTTCGGCAGCGATGCAGGGGGGCGAAGTTATGCTTCCCAGCTTTCCAAAGTGCTTGGCGCTGAGATTTCGGATGTTGACCGGGCTCTGATTCTGTCGGGAAACTTGCGACGCCTGCTGGCTCCGATCGTGCGAGCCAAAGGGATGCGATTCGATTGA